One segment of Primulina tabacum isolate GXHZ01 chromosome 6, ASM2559414v2, whole genome shotgun sequence DNA contains the following:
- the LOC142548696 gene encoding uncharacterized protein LOC142548696 isoform X2: MAANQPHLVDFSKTQRLVFLIDLQPLLSFQNRSAYIATVTSAASRLLRFPPLSNSLFAYKLFFSSLSPLRSADVLPRDLCSPSLSFKFPLETLASLSTNLNSVLTLLDPPNPQGSPLVLHIKSALLQLVHDYGWENENEISVGRDKSMFSEFFKIPSNLVLLFSPLKFLLDSISFHGSEELSAKFDGIFSAAREAFLSRDMHVCWIDVNSDELQFENINDEKLDNKYMTQSQVLLNCIRKMGWGFCSTNWIVLGSALLPLGLIYPQVGLPFDFVDFGGTDESKCGGQLNLEILDTKGMPLEYKCCDLEFVKLKSLSSAFRNNNAFGNLELRDSHGEDHDEDSFLSQFGDGSLKLYVKAVLGYPELNKIRCYSEHVFVREFLEEVGKGGKKCNGDFFADRVLESLHKDMGIVNYSSQIPTWKFFLSFLHTNGFSAVVSLLSGNGHTRIGSLKPFTAHSAILSILECGNVLSNCISRSKLRKIEDRARGTCAEALPDSNPCYDSQIESSTSGNYEKYAVGKRKKKRIQLYQQMTWSSFCKAAFEGSQMDLFEVYTAGQFENSKKLKFLKCWMKQIEKIDPYCLTTSLQSQSTEEFSACCVPSAMEEAMLTSSSESSESFFNNLPKRIQQGLESGVDLHILAQRVVRSSIHWLHQNRATKNDHIDQSQMQIQDGSCSAAFDIKLMELILREPKEMKEMHQEQDSPSKASQPPSSSENIVRDYELQIFLRLEIMRSDVSAMIEESRKQKLLKQICSLLEIIQYLVAGGIYGPISLYDYVERSIKASIGTQKSLKTS; encoded by the exons ATGGCAGCGAATCAACCACACCTAGTTGATTTTTCCAAAACACAACGCCTGGTTTTCCTCATTGACCTCCAACCCCTCCTCTCTTTCCAAAATCGATCGGCCTATATCGCTACTGTAACCTCCGCCGCGTCTCGTTTGCTCCGTTTCCCGCCGCTCTCCAACTCTCTTTTTGCCTACAAATTATTCTTCTCATCCCTGTCTCCTCTCAGATCCGCCGATGTGCTCCCTCGCGACCTCTGCTCTCCATCTCTCTCTTTCAAATTCCCTCTTGAAACTTTAGCGTCCCTGTCGACCAACCTGAACTCAGTTCTAACCCTTCTTGATCCGCCAAATCCTCAGGGAAGTCCACTTGTTCTGCATATTAAAAGCGCGCTGCTTCAGCTCGTTCACGACTACGGTTGGGAAAATGAGAACGAAATTTCTGTAGGTAGGGATAAATCAATGTTTagtgaattttttaaaattccatCGAATTTGGTTTTGTTGTTTTCTCCGCTAAAATTTCTGCTAGATTCTATTAGTTTTCATGGTTCTGAAGAATTATCGGCGAAGTTTGATGGTATATTTTCTGCTGCGAGGGAGGCTTTTTTAAGTAGGGATATGCATGTATGTTGGATTGATGTCAATAGCGATGAACTACAGTTTGAAAACATCAATGATGAGAAATTAGATAACAAATACATGACCCAATCACAAGTTCTTTTGAATTGTATTAGGAAAATGGGGTGGGGATTTTGTTCGACCAATTGGATTGTTTTGGGCTCAGCTTTGTTGCCGTTAGGGTTGATTTATCCACAAGTTGGGCTACCATTTGATTTCGTGGATTTTGGTGGGACGGATGAGAGCAAATGCGGTGGGCAATTGAATCTTGAGATATTGGATACGAAGGGGATGCCTTTAGAATACAAGTGCTGTGATCTTGAGTTTGTGAAATTGAAGAGTTTGTCTAGTGCTTTTAGAAACAATAATGCATTTGGTAACTTGGAACTCAGGGATTCACATGGTGAAGACCATGATGAAGACTCTTTTTTGAGCCAGTTTGGTGATGGTAGTCTAAAGTTGTACGTTAAAGCTGTGCTTGGATATCCTGAGCTTAATAAGATCAGATGCTACTCAGAGCATGTTTTTGTGCGTGAGTTCCTTGAAGAGGTGGGAAAAGGTGGAAAGAAATGTAATGGGGACTTTTTTGCAGACAGGGTTCTTGAATCACTGCATAAAGACATGGGTATAGTCAATTATAGTAGTCAGATTCCCAcctggaaattttttttgagcTTTCTCCATACAAACGGTTTCTCGGCTGTTGTCTCCCTCTTGAGTGGCAATGGGCATACACGCATAGGGAGTCTTAAACCTTTCACAGCTCATTCGGCAATTCTATCCATCTTGGAATGTGGTAATGTTTTATCTAACTGTATTAGTCGATCAAAATTGCGAAAGATAGAGGATCGGGCCCGTGGTACTTGTGCTGAAGCCTTACCTGACTCAAATCCTTGTTATGATTCCCAAATTGAGTCCTCAACATctggaaattatgaaaaatatgcagttggaaagaggaaaaagaaaagaattcAACTGTATCAGCAGATGACATGGAGTTCCTTCTGCAAGGCAGCATTTGAAGGATCTCAAATGGACTTGTTTGAGGTGTACACTGCTGGACaatttgaaaattctaaaaagcTGAAGTTTTTGAAATGCTGGATGAAACAAATTGAGAAGATTGATCCATATTGTTTAACAACATCGCTCCAATCCCAGTCCACGGAGGAATTTTCTGCCTGCTGTGTTCCATCTGCAATGGAAGAGGCTATGCTTACTTCAAGCTCAGAGAGTTCAGAATCTTTTTTTAATAATCTTCCAAAGAGAATCCAGCAGGGTCTGGAATCAGGAGTAGACTTGCATATTCTTGCACAGCGAGTGGTCAGATCATCCATTCATTGGTTGCATCAAAATCGTGCaactaagaatgatcatatcGATCAATCACAAATGCAAATTCAGGATGGTTCTTGCAGTGCTGCCTTTGACATCAAATTGATGGAGCTTATCCTAAGGGAACCTAAGGAAATGAAAGAGATGCATCAGGAACAAGATTCTCCCTCGAAAGCATCTCAACCCCCTTCTTCATCAGAAAACATAGTCAGAGA TTATGAACTACAAATTTTTCTTCGACTGGAGATTATGCGATCAGATGTTTCTGCAATGATAGAGGAATCTCGAAAACAAAAATTGCTGAAACAAATTTGTTCTCTCTTAGAGATCATTCAATATCTTGTGGCAGGAGGTATTTATGGTCCTATTAGCTTATATGATTACGTAGAGAGGAGTATCAAAGCAAG TATAGGTACTCAGAAGAGCTTGAAGACATCGTGA
- the LOC142548696 gene encoding uncharacterized protein LOC142548696 isoform X1, which yields MAANQPHLVDFSKTQRLVFLIDLQPLLSFQNRSAYIATVTSAASRLLRFPPLSNSLFAYKLFFSSLSPLRSADVLPRDLCSPSLSFKFPLETLASLSTNLNSVLTLLDPPNPQGSPLVLHIKSALLQLVHDYGWENENEISVGRDKSMFSEFFKIPSNLVLLFSPLKFLLDSISFHGSEELSAKFDGIFSAAREAFLSRDMHVCWIDVNSDELQFENINDEKLDNKYMTQSQVLLNCIRKMGWGFCSTNWIVLGSALLPLGLIYPQVGLPFDFVDFGGTDESKCGGQLNLEILDTKGMPLEYKCCDLEFVKLKSLSSAFRNNNAFGNLELRDSHGEDHDEDSFLSQFGDGSLKLYVKAVLGYPELNKIRCYSEHVFVREFLEEVGKGGKKCNGDFFADRVLESLHKDMGIVNYSSQIPTWKFFLSFLHTNGFSAVVSLLSGNGHTRIGSLKPFTAHSAILSILECGNVLSNCISRSKLRKIEDRARGTCAEALPDSNPCYDSQIESSTSGNYEKYAVGKRKKKRIQLYQQMTWSSFCKAAFEGSQMDLFEVYTAGQFENSKKLKFLKCWMKQIEKIDPYCLTTSLQSQSTEEFSACCVPSAMEEAMLTSSSESSESFFNNLPKRIQQGLESGVDLHILAQRVVRSSIHWLHQNRATKNDHIDQSQMQIQDGSCSAAFDIKLMELILREPKEMKEMHQEQDSPSKASQPPSSSENIVRDYELQIFLRLEIMRSDVSAMIEESRKQKLLKQICSLLEIIQYLVAGGIYGPISLYDYVERSIKARYSEELEDIVRKIYTKMDFLPFGDEDEAPSLSLFNSEDSNQSWKDKHEKAEAYSISQSVSEEDKYSNCEENKKETGENDHSQMLNKARERRERARRFSSFTGRVQDLQRVWAPKQQQKLKDKLDSLPKKSKRKDWHEPGSSVVRETPLTGNKRAGTRRDKEQEDLGNSYSVSKALFQDIFPEDKSTA from the exons ATGGCAGCGAATCAACCACACCTAGTTGATTTTTCCAAAACACAACGCCTGGTTTTCCTCATTGACCTCCAACCCCTCCTCTCTTTCCAAAATCGATCGGCCTATATCGCTACTGTAACCTCCGCCGCGTCTCGTTTGCTCCGTTTCCCGCCGCTCTCCAACTCTCTTTTTGCCTACAAATTATTCTTCTCATCCCTGTCTCCTCTCAGATCCGCCGATGTGCTCCCTCGCGACCTCTGCTCTCCATCTCTCTCTTTCAAATTCCCTCTTGAAACTTTAGCGTCCCTGTCGACCAACCTGAACTCAGTTCTAACCCTTCTTGATCCGCCAAATCCTCAGGGAAGTCCACTTGTTCTGCATATTAAAAGCGCGCTGCTTCAGCTCGTTCACGACTACGGTTGGGAAAATGAGAACGAAATTTCTGTAGGTAGGGATAAATCAATGTTTagtgaattttttaaaattccatCGAATTTGGTTTTGTTGTTTTCTCCGCTAAAATTTCTGCTAGATTCTATTAGTTTTCATGGTTCTGAAGAATTATCGGCGAAGTTTGATGGTATATTTTCTGCTGCGAGGGAGGCTTTTTTAAGTAGGGATATGCATGTATGTTGGATTGATGTCAATAGCGATGAACTACAGTTTGAAAACATCAATGATGAGAAATTAGATAACAAATACATGACCCAATCACAAGTTCTTTTGAATTGTATTAGGAAAATGGGGTGGGGATTTTGTTCGACCAATTGGATTGTTTTGGGCTCAGCTTTGTTGCCGTTAGGGTTGATTTATCCACAAGTTGGGCTACCATTTGATTTCGTGGATTTTGGTGGGACGGATGAGAGCAAATGCGGTGGGCAATTGAATCTTGAGATATTGGATACGAAGGGGATGCCTTTAGAATACAAGTGCTGTGATCTTGAGTTTGTGAAATTGAAGAGTTTGTCTAGTGCTTTTAGAAACAATAATGCATTTGGTAACTTGGAACTCAGGGATTCACATGGTGAAGACCATGATGAAGACTCTTTTTTGAGCCAGTTTGGTGATGGTAGTCTAAAGTTGTACGTTAAAGCTGTGCTTGGATATCCTGAGCTTAATAAGATCAGATGCTACTCAGAGCATGTTTTTGTGCGTGAGTTCCTTGAAGAGGTGGGAAAAGGTGGAAAGAAATGTAATGGGGACTTTTTTGCAGACAGGGTTCTTGAATCACTGCATAAAGACATGGGTATAGTCAATTATAGTAGTCAGATTCCCAcctggaaattttttttgagcTTTCTCCATACAAACGGTTTCTCGGCTGTTGTCTCCCTCTTGAGTGGCAATGGGCATACACGCATAGGGAGTCTTAAACCTTTCACAGCTCATTCGGCAATTCTATCCATCTTGGAATGTGGTAATGTTTTATCTAACTGTATTAGTCGATCAAAATTGCGAAAGATAGAGGATCGGGCCCGTGGTACTTGTGCTGAAGCCTTACCTGACTCAAATCCTTGTTATGATTCCCAAATTGAGTCCTCAACATctggaaattatgaaaaatatgcagttggaaagaggaaaaagaaaagaattcAACTGTATCAGCAGATGACATGGAGTTCCTTCTGCAAGGCAGCATTTGAAGGATCTCAAATGGACTTGTTTGAGGTGTACACTGCTGGACaatttgaaaattctaaaaagcTGAAGTTTTTGAAATGCTGGATGAAACAAATTGAGAAGATTGATCCATATTGTTTAACAACATCGCTCCAATCCCAGTCCACGGAGGAATTTTCTGCCTGCTGTGTTCCATCTGCAATGGAAGAGGCTATGCTTACTTCAAGCTCAGAGAGTTCAGAATCTTTTTTTAATAATCTTCCAAAGAGAATCCAGCAGGGTCTGGAATCAGGAGTAGACTTGCATATTCTTGCACAGCGAGTGGTCAGATCATCCATTCATTGGTTGCATCAAAATCGTGCaactaagaatgatcatatcGATCAATCACAAATGCAAATTCAGGATGGTTCTTGCAGTGCTGCCTTTGACATCAAATTGATGGAGCTTATCCTAAGGGAACCTAAGGAAATGAAAGAGATGCATCAGGAACAAGATTCTCCCTCGAAAGCATCTCAACCCCCTTCTTCATCAGAAAACATAGTCAGAGA TTATGAACTACAAATTTTTCTTCGACTGGAGATTATGCGATCAGATGTTTCTGCAATGATAGAGGAATCTCGAAAACAAAAATTGCTGAAACAAATTTGTTCTCTCTTAGAGATCATTCAATATCTTGTGGCAGGAGGTATTTATGGTCCTATTAGCTTATATGATTACGTAGAGAGGAGTATCAAAGCAAG GTACTCAGAAGAGCTTGAAGACATCGTGAGAAAGATATACACAAAAATGGATTTCCTGCCATTTGGCGATGAAGATGAAGCACCGAGTCTTTCATTATTCAACAGCGAGGATAGCAATCAATCGTGGAAAGATAAACATGAGAAGGCTGAGGCTTACAGCATCAGTCAATCGGTCTCAGAAGAAGACAAGTACTCAAATTGCGAAGAGAATAAAAAAGAAACTGGTGAAAATGATCATTCCCAAATGCTAAATAAAGCTCGTGAACGGAGGGAAAGGGCTCGAAGATTCTCGTCCTTCACCGGCCGGGTCCAAGATTTGCAAAGAGTTTGGGCTCCAAAACAGCAGCAGaaattgaaagataagttgGATTCTCttccaaaaaaatcaaaaagAAAGGATTGGCATGAGCCTGGTTCTAGTGTAGTACGTGAAACACCATTGACTGGAAACAAGCGTGCGGGCACCAGACGAGACAAAGAACAAGAAGATTTGGGAAACTCTTATTCTGTCTCCAAGGCCTTGTTTCAAGATATATTTCCAGAGGACAAATCAACAGCTTGA
- the LOC142548000 gene encoding uncharacterized protein LOC142548000: MEQCRLWSVKHTEHKNITKKIINPLKHSSKNSIIRSEEFLKQQTFNGWRTVRIYVTDPDATDSSGDEEDELFRRQRVRTYVSEIRMETSVSINNTNCRKKKAETDRLVPKPKPKKVKEAPPSTVAASGGVWKFRGVRQRPWGKWASEIRDPARKVRLWLGTYDTAEEAAMVYDNAAIKLRGPDALTNFGTIPVKEKLTEIDVTSVSVYDSGEEPCSLPSPISVLHFRSSNMYQHIEPGSAHPLQSEVTEYEPDEFLNSLLNESRLGMEQVHAEKDIRGKTGTTEYYSTNITGLVNEPVPEIVCKVETSAESDLPCDSLYNEIPFLNELFIFRPREQTLSQGEQNFGHDLTVSPDYSNLWPLHADLREAYIGEFHDSFQDSNDSNDSNDYVFADSLLVL; the protein is encoded by the coding sequence ATGGAACAGTGTAGGCTGTGGTCTGTTAAGCATACGGAGCACAaaaatattaccaaaaaaatCATTAATCCCCTCAAACATAGCTCAAAAAATTCGATTATTCGATCAGAAGAATTTCTTAAACAGCAAACTTTCAATGGCTGGAGAACTGTAAGGATTTATGTCACCGATCCTGATGCGACAGACTCGTCCGGCGATGAAGAGGATGAGCTTTTCCGAAGGCAGCGTGTCAGGACATACGTGTCCGAAATCAGAATGGAGACATCAGTTAGCATTAATAATACTAACTGCAGGAAGAAAAAAGCAGAGACAGACCGTCTCGTGCCCAAGCCGAAGCCCAAGAAAGTCAAGGAGGCTCCTCCGTCGACGGTGGCAGCGTCCGGTGGAGTTTGGAAGTTCCGTGGTGTCCGGCAACGGCCCTGGGGAAAGTGGGCTTCTGAAATCAGGGATCCTGCAAGAAAGGTTAGGCTTTGGTTGGGAACATATGATACGGCGGAGGAGGCAGCTATGGTTTACGACAATGCCGCCATAAAGCTCCGTGGACCTGATGCTTTGACCAACTTTGGCACTATTCCCGTGAAGGAGAAGTTGACAGAGATCGATGTGACCTCAGTTTCCGTCTATGATTCAGGTGAAGAACCATGTAGCCTTCCTTCTCCAATTTCCGTTCTTCATTTCAGAagcagcaatatgtatcaacataTTGAACCGGGTTCAGCCCACCCGCTTCAAAGTGAGGTCACAGAATATGAACCGGATGAATTTCTGAATAGTTTATTGAATGAATCCCGTCTTGGTATGGAACAAGTTCATGCAGAGAAGGATATTCGAGGGAAAACTGGTACGACGGAGTACTATTCTACGAATATCACCGGTCTGGTAAATGAACCGGTTCCTGAAATCGTGTGCAAAGTTGAAACAAGCGCGGAATCGGATCTGCCATGCGATAGCTTGTACAATGAAATTCCATTCTTGAATGAGTTATTCATTTTTCGTCCACGAGAGCAAACATTATCGCAGGGGGAACAAAATTTTGGTCATGATCTTACAGTGTCTCCCGATTATTCAAACTTGTGGCCATTGCATGCCGATTTGCGAGAAGCCTATATCGGAGAGTTTCACGATTCATTTCAAGATTCCAATGATTCCAATGATTCCAATGATTATGTTTTTGCCGATTCATTGCTCGTTCTGTGA
- the LOC142548697 gene encoding low affinity inorganic phosphate transporter 4-like — protein sequence MPSHSISVLNALDNARTQWYHFTTIVIAGMGFFTDAYDLFCISTVSKLLGRLYYFDPSTGKPGKLPHSINNLVIGVALVGTLMGQLVFGYLGDKLGRKKVYGITLVLMCICAVCSGISFGHSAKAVMGTLCFFRFWLGFGIGGDYPLSATIMSEYANKKTRGAFIAAVFAMQGVGIVFAGLVAMIVSKIFLDYYGARNFSEASLFSTEPEGDYAWRILLMLGALPALLTFYWRMKMPETARYTAIIEGNAKLAASDMGRVLDFEIEAEPEKIAQFNASNEYSLFSYEFVRRHGKHLIGTMTTWFLLDIAFYSQNLTQKDIFPTIGLTNKAENVSALREMFETSRAMFVIALLGTFPGYWFTVAFIERIGRFYIQLVGFFMMSVFMLTMAVEYETLKMKEHRWTFAALYGLTFFFANFGPNSTTFVLPAELFPTRVRSTCHAFSAASGKAGAMIGAFGIQYYTQDGDVPKIRKAMTLLAVTNLLGFFFTFLLTETKGRSLEEISGEDEGGAEGQVTEKYPVSQSENWEDSRNYL from the exons ATGCCCTCACACAGCATTTCTGTGCTTAATGCTCTTGATAATGCACGTACACAATGGTACCATTTTACCACAATTGTGATAGCTGGAATGGGATTTTTCACGGATGCATATGATCTTTTTTGCATTTCCACCGTCTCGAAACTCTTAGGTCGTTTATATTACTTCGATCCCTCCACAGGGAAGCCTGGAAAGCTTCCTCATTCCATCAATAACTTAGTTATTGGAGTCGCGCTTGTTGGTACGCTAATGGGGCAATTGGTATTTGGGTACTTGGGAGACAAGTTAGGCCGGAAAAAGGTTTATGGCATCACTTTAGTTCTTATGTGCATTTGTGCCGTCTGTTCTGGTATATCCTTTGGGCACAGTGCGAAAGCTGTGATGGGAACTCTTTGTTTCTTTAGGTTCTGGCTCGGATTTGGGATCGGTGGTGACTACCCTTTATCTGCTACTATCATGTCAGAATATGCTAACAAGAAAACTCGTGGGGCATTCATAGCCGCAGTGTTTGCTATGCAAGGAGTTGGGATCGTTTTTGCTGGACTTGTTGCAATGATCGTTTCTAAAATTTTCCTCGACTATTATGGAGCTCGAAATTTTTCTGAGGCAAGTCTTTTCTCCACAGAACCAGAGGGGGATTATGCATGGCGAATATTGCTAATGCTCGGAGCACTTCCAGCCCTCCTCACCTTCTACTGGAGGATGAAAATGCCTGAAACAGCTCGTTACACGGCCATAATCGAAGGGAACGCAAAGCTAGCAGCTTCCGACATGGGCAGAGTTCTTGATTTTGAAATTGAAGCCGAACCTGAAAAGATAGCCCAATTCAATGCGTCAAACGAGTACTCTTTATTCTCATATGAATTCGTAAGACGCCATGGGAAACATCTAATTGGCACAATGACCACATGGTTTCTGCTAGACATAGCATTTTACAGCCAAAATCTCACACAAAAAGACATATTTCCAACTATTGGTCTTACCAACAAAGCTGAAAACGTTAGTGCGCTCAGAGAAATGTTCGAAACATCGCGTGCAATGTTTGTGATCGCCTTGCTGGGGACTTTTCCAGGATACTGGTTCACCGTAGCTTTTATTGAAAGGATCGGACGTTTTTACATACAGTTGGTGGGCTTCTTCATGATGTCCGTTTTCATGCTTACAATGGCGGTGGAGTATGAAACGCTGAAGATGAAAGAACACAGATGGACCTTCGCAGCGCTTTATGGGCTCACCTTCTTCTTCGCGAACTTTGGCCCTAATAGCACCACTTTTGTCCTCCCGGCCGAGCTTTTCCCGACGAGGGTCAG GTCCACATGCCATGCATTTAGCGCCGCCTCAGGGAAAGCGGGGGCGATGATCGGCGCCTTTGGGATTCAATATTACACCCAAGATGGAGACGTGCCCAAGATAAGGAAAGCTATGACTCTGTTGGCCGTGACAAATTTATTGGGATTTTTCTTTACTTTTCTTCTTACAGAAACAAAGGGAAGATCTTTGGAGGAAATTTCCGGTGAAGACGAAGGTGGCGCGGAGGGTCAGGTGACTGAAAAATACCCGGTCAGTCAGTCGGAAAATTGGGAAGATTCGAGGAATTATCTTTAA
- the LOC142548695 gene encoding uncharacterized protein LOC142548695 codes for MDGIPGYTTLPSASKDLERVLPHTVVSAVHVNSPGVPSSLFSGGCKRKCNGVNGHTNLRDGSPLALGLGLSSISCTTTSSGKESEEESSIDLGLSISLNTGDERLHNSKRVSTGTLNSFATRKPTLDLQLSLSTGPSESDITTLNHGLISHPCNIEPPAVTSTVQLVDEGSTSSRWRIGPLVPPSQNFESSTLFYIDHGCVNPKSVIPKFSSSTVSSSLVGTASDLPNQQHKKSVKSCSFEGCTRGARGASGLCIAHGGGRRCQRVGCQKGAEGKTAFCKAHGGGRRCEQLGCTKSAEGRTGYCISHGGGRRCSHVNCSRAARGKSGLCIRHGGGKRCKMENCSKSAEGISGLCISHGGGRRCQYPDCKKGAQGSTMFCKAHGGGRRCTSFGCTKGAEGSTLYCKGHGGGKRCTSQGCSKSVHGGTLFCVRHGGGKRCAILECTKSARGRTDYCVGHGGGKRCQFEGCPKSAQGSTDFCKAHGGGRRCSWGQLGSEFGGTCVVPCDKFARGKSGLCAAHSAQCPNKPIKESFGMDSTTNDTHSATPTQMKGISAAGDVLSYPFTVLDHAQLFPPPNMPNQNFTFGNACLNHLSLPEGRVHGGSLMAMLRGGTRNNIQEISGVEPGEPYPRTHS; via the coding sequence ATGGATGGTATCCCTGGCTATACCACTCTCCCTTCTGCATCAAAAGATTTGGAACGAGTTTTACCTCACACGGTTGTCTCTGCTGTACATGTTAATTCACCTGGTGTGCCAAGTTCTTTATTTTCAGGCGGATGTAAGAGAAAATGTAATGGCGTTAATGGACATACAAATTTGAGAGATGGGTCTCCTCTGGCTCTTGGGTTGGGGCTTTCATCAATTTCCTGCACCACCACATCCTCGGGGAAAGAATCGGAAGAGGAGTCTTCTATAGATCTTGGTCTAAGTATTAGCCTCAACACAGGAGATGAAAGGCTACACAATTCGAAGAGGGTTTCCACTGGCACTCTGAATTCTTTTGCGACAAGGAAGCCCACTTTAGATCTTCAGTTGAGCCTATCCACCGGACCTTCTGAATCTGACATCACCACTCTCAATCATGGATTAATTTCTCATCCGTGTAATATTGAGCCACCAGCTGTAACTTCAACAGTCCAACTGGTGGATGAAGGATCAACTTCATCCCGGTGGAGAATTGGCCCTCTTGTTCCCCCGTCACAAAATTTTGAGAGTTCTACCCTTTTCTACATTGATCATGGTTGTGTGAATCCTAAATCTgtgataccaaaattttcatcaTCTACAGTGTCATCAAGCTTAGTTGGCACTGCTTCTGATCTCCCTAATCAACAACACAAAAAGAGTGTGAAAAGCTGCAGCTTCGAAGGATGCACTAGAGGTGCCAGAGGTGCTTCTGGCCTCTGTATTGCGCATGGAGGTGGCAGGAGGTGTCAGAGGGTCGGGTGTCAAAAGGGAGCTGAAGGCAAGACTGCTTTTTGCAAGGCACATGGAGGTGGTCGCCGCTGCGAGCAACTTGGATGTACCAAAAGTGCTGAAGGCCGCACCGGGTACTGTATTAGTCACGGTGGTGGTAGACGGTGCAGTCATGTGAATTGCAGTCGTGCAGCAAGAGGTAAGTCAGGCTTGTGTATTCGTCATGGGGGCGGCAAAAGGTGCAAGATGGAAAATTGCTCGAAGAGTGCTGAGGGTATATCTGGACTCTGCATATCCCATGGAGGTGGCCGCCGTTGCCAATACCCAGACTGCAAAAAGGGTGCTCAAGGAAGCACCATGTTTTGTAAAGCTCACGGTGGTGGCAGAAGATGCACGTCTTTCGGGTGCACAAAAGGTGCAGAAGGTAGCACTCTATACTGTAAAGGCCATGGTGGTGGGAAAAGATGTACATCGCAAGGATGCTCAAAGAGTGTGCATGGGGGGACTTTATTTTGTGTTCGTCATGGTGGGGGCAAGAGATGTGCTATTCTTGAATGTACTAAGAGTGCCAGAGGGCGCACAGATTATTGTGTCGGCCATGGTGGCGGAAAAAGGTGTCAGTTTGAAGGTTGCCCAAAGAGTGCTCAAGGGAGCACAGATTTTTGCAAGGCACATGGTGGAGGAAGACGATGTTCTTGGGGACAATTGGGTTCAGAGTTTGGTGGTACATGTGTGGTTCCATGCGATAAATTTGCTAGGGGAAAATCTGGCCTGTGTGCTGCCCACAGTGCTCAATGTCCTAACAAACCAATTAAAGAAAGCTTTGGAATGGATTCGACAACCAATGACACACATTCCGCAACACCTACACAAATGAAAGGCATTTCTGCAGCTGGAGACGTTCTTTCTTACCCTTTCACCGTACTCGATCATGCACAGTTGTTCCCTCCACCAAATATGCCGAACCAGAATTTCACCTTTGGAAATGCTTGCTTGAATCATCTCTCTCTTCCCGAGGGCAGGGTGCATGGAGGTAGCCTGATGGCAATGCTTAGGGGTGGTACGAGGAACAATATTCAAGAAATCAGTGGTGTTGAGCCAGGAGAGCCCTATCCTAGAACTCATAGTTGA